Part of the Fibrobacterota bacterium genome, TCCGGATCAAGGCCGGTTTCGATCTGCGCGACCCGGATACGCGCTTCGCCCTCGAGCCCGGCCTGCGCAAAGCCTATTTCGAGCTCCCCCTTCCCCGCGTGCTCTCGGCGGACATGATCCGCTACGAGGTGCTGACGGATCGGGAAGGCTGGTGGAACCGCATCGGCGAAGCGGAGAAATCCCAAGCCATGGCCGACCTGCGAACCGAAGCCTTGGCGGAAACCATGCGGGCGGGCCTTTTGCGCGAGTGCGAAAGCCGGTTGGAAGAAGAGTTGGCGGGGGTTTCCCGGCGCACGGGAGTCGAAATCGCCGTGCGTTATCGCGGCAGCTTGGCGAACGCGGATTCGTTGAAAGCGTCGTCGAACTCGCCCATGCTTCCGTAAGCGAAGCCCATCACCGCATCCCACATCGGCTTGTGCTCCATGCATAGGTACTGGAATACCCGGCCGCGCCAGGGGGCGAGGGCTTCCAGCGCGTTGCGGTAGAGCTTTTCCCGCACGGCGGAAGCATAGGTGATCTTCCCGTCGGGCGTGGTCTCGGTTTCCATCTGCAGCAGTTTGGAATGCTTGTACTTGAGGCGGAAGTCCTGGGCGAAGCCCTTGAGCAAGGTGACGCAGCCGAGGGAAATCCACA contains:
- a CDS encoding DUF4230 domain-containing protein, coding for MLLCAGGGAWYFLDRIRPEKVGRALSEALAQSLGLSPSVTLRDWVVVEEKKPLAELALVSRDADVSHRIESVRLRSKAELSLRAVFRIKAGFDLRDPDTRFALEPGLRKAYFELPLPRVLSADMIRYEVLTDREGWWNRIGEAEKSQAMADLRTEALAETMRAGLLRECESRLEEELAGVSRRTGVEIAVRYRGSLANADSLKASSNSPMLP